One genomic window of Desmospora activa DSM 45169 includes the following:
- a CDS encoding glycoside hydrolase family 2 TIM barrel-domain containing protein — protein sequence MLKTSKTFAYAPPQNGYPEWNNNPHIFQQNRMAAHATLMSYKTVEEALTGDRTASDFYRSLNGSWKFAFAENPEKRNRSFYQLDFDDRDWDEIKVPAHWQLQGYDYPHYTNIRYPWEGKEDIKPPFAPTQYNPVGQYIRTFTIPEEWNDQPVYLSFQGVESAFYVWVNGDLVGYSEDSFTPAEFDITPFLEKGENKLAVEVYRWSDASWLEDQDFWRMSGIFRDVYLYSTPTTHLYDFFVCTELDQQYQHAELKIEATVTNYGKENVGPVTLEATLLDQAQKPVRDAPLTVVIDLNGKDEAVVNLASFVENPLKWSAEHPHLYTLVFSLSDEKGNLLETESCRVGFRTFELKDGLMQINGEPILFKGVNRHEFAADKGRAIGYEDMVHDIQLMKKYNINAVRTSHYPNHPLWYDLCDQYGLYVIDETNLETHGTWSYGQQEEGDAIPGSKPEWTENVLDRCNSMLQRDKNHPSVVIWSLGNEAFGGDNFLKMHAHLTEKDPTRIVHYEGVANYRASEAASDMESTMYTRPDAVERYAKEAEGKEEKPKPYLLCEYSHAMGNSCGNLFKYTDLFDRYPILQGGFIWDWRDQGLLAKTAEGVEYLAYGGDFGDEPNDGNFCGNGLLFADGSVSPKLVEVKKCYQNVEFQAVKLKEGILEVINKHLFTNLNQYRLKWEITRNGEVMESGLKELDVKPQTSQQIKLPYSSPQAHKPEDEVILTLSLQLKQATLWAEKGHEIAFEQFIIPPARNKGKAVQRKPKPIRTSDDESTLVVEGDDFAATFEKESGDLKSYTFKGVELIHSAPIPYYWRAMTDNDRGNNLPARSGTWREAGENRQLQSFAYERTTHTVTVVVDYQLPTTTSSACRIQYLISGDGQIKVEHVLTPGANLPEIPAIGLLFTMDRAFNQLAWYGKGPHETYWDRSTGAKVGVYRGTVQDQYVPYLKPQECGNKTDVRWATITDHNGIGLKINGLPLVELNALSYTSSQLEEASHGYQLPQSDQVVVRINDKQMGVGGDDSWGARTHPEFTLYANRSYSYSFTLAGIEAKD from the coding sequence ATGTTGAAAACGTCTAAAACGTTTGCTTACGCGCCGCCGCAAAACGGTTATCCCGAGTGGAACAACAATCCGCACATTTTTCAACAAAACCGCATGGCTGCCCATGCAACCCTGATGTCGTACAAAACGGTGGAAGAAGCGTTAACAGGGGATCGCACCGCTTCTGATTTTTATCGCTCTCTCAACGGTTCCTGGAAATTCGCCTTTGCAGAAAATCCGGAAAAACGGAATCGATCCTTCTACCAACTCGATTTTGATGATCGCGACTGGGACGAGATCAAGGTCCCTGCCCATTGGCAATTGCAGGGATATGATTATCCACACTATACCAATATCCGTTACCCATGGGAGGGAAAAGAGGACATAAAACCTCCATTTGCCCCTACCCAATATAATCCCGTCGGCCAATATATTCGCACTTTTACCATTCCAGAGGAATGGAACGATCAGCCGGTTTATCTCAGCTTCCAAGGGGTTGAGTCCGCGTTTTATGTATGGGTAAACGGTGACTTGGTCGGATATAGTGAAGACAGTTTTACCCCAGCGGAATTTGATATCACCCCTTTTCTCGAAAAAGGAGAGAATAAGCTGGCGGTGGAGGTTTATCGGTGGAGCGACGCCAGCTGGCTGGAAGATCAGGATTTCTGGCGTATGAGCGGGATTTTTCGCGATGTTTATCTGTATTCCACGCCAACGACCCACCTCTATGACTTCTTTGTTTGTACCGAGCTGGATCAGCAGTATCAACATGCAGAGCTAAAAATCGAAGCAACGGTGACCAATTACGGCAAAGAGAACGTCGGTCCGGTTACCTTAGAGGCGACACTGCTGGATCAAGCGCAGAAACCGGTTCGAGATGCACCGCTGACGGTTGTGATTGACCTCAATGGAAAGGACGAAGCGGTAGTCAACCTGGCTTCATTTGTGGAAAATCCGTTGAAATGGAGCGCAGAGCATCCCCATCTATATACCCTTGTCTTCAGCTTGAGCGATGAAAAGGGAAATCTCTTGGAAACGGAAAGCTGTCGTGTCGGCTTTCGCACCTTTGAACTCAAAGACGGCCTCATGCAAATCAACGGCGAACCGATTCTGTTTAAAGGGGTGAATCGCCACGAATTTGCGGCGGATAAAGGGCGCGCCATCGGTTATGAGGATATGGTTCACGATATTCAGCTTATGAAAAAGTACAATATCAATGCGGTGCGTACTTCCCACTATCCCAACCATCCCTTGTGGTATGACCTGTGTGATCAGTATGGGCTGTATGTGATCGATGAGACCAATCTAGAGACACACGGGACCTGGAGTTATGGTCAACAGGAAGAAGGGGACGCCATCCCTGGCAGTAAGCCAGAGTGGACGGAAAATGTGCTCGATCGCTGCAATTCCATGTTGCAACGGGACAAAAACCATCCATCCGTCGTAATCTGGTCCCTGGGGAATGAAGCCTTCGGCGGTGATAACTTTCTTAAAATGCATGCCCATTTAACGGAGAAGGACCCGACAAGAATCGTCCACTATGAAGGGGTTGCCAATTATAGAGCATCTGAAGCCGCCTCTGATATGGAAAGCACCATGTATACCCGTCCCGACGCAGTGGAGCGATATGCAAAAGAGGCGGAAGGGAAGGAAGAGAAACCGAAGCCGTATCTTCTGTGTGAATACAGCCATGCCATGGGCAATTCCTGTGGAAATTTGTTTAAGTATACGGATTTGTTTGACCGTTATCCCATTTTGCAAGGGGGATTTATCTGGGATTGGCGCGACCAAGGCTTACTGGCGAAGACGGCGGAGGGAGTGGAGTATCTGGCATACGGCGGCGATTTTGGCGATGAGCCCAACGATGGGAACTTCTGCGGAAATGGCTTGCTGTTTGCGGATGGATCCGTCTCACCAAAATTAGTTGAGGTGAAGAAGTGTTATCAAAATGTAGAGTTTCAGGCGGTTAAGCTGAAAGAAGGCATCCTAGAGGTGATCAACAAACACCTATTTACAAACCTGAACCAATATCGACTCAAGTGGGAAATTACCCGTAACGGCGAAGTGATGGAATCCGGTTTGAAGGAGTTGGATGTGAAGCCGCAAACGTCACAACAGATCAAACTCCCTTATTCATCACCACAAGCACACAAGCCGGAAGACGAAGTGATCCTTACGCTTAGCCTCCAGCTAAAACAAGCGACTCTTTGGGCGGAAAAAGGGCATGAAATCGCCTTTGAACAGTTTATCATCCCTCCCGCCCGCAATAAAGGTAAGGCGGTACAGCGCAAACCGAAACCCATTCGCACCAGCGATGATGAAAGCACCCTTGTTGTTGAGGGGGATGACTTTGCCGCTACTTTTGAGAAAGAGAGCGGTGATCTAAAATCGTATACCTTTAAAGGTGTGGAGCTGATCCATTCGGCACCCATCCCTTATTACTGGCGGGCGATGACGGATAATGACCGTGGCAACAATCTGCCAGCAAGAAGTGGGACCTGGAGAGAAGCAGGGGAAAATCGTCAACTGCAATCTTTTGCTTATGAGCGGACGACACATACTGTAACGGTTGTGGTGGATTACCAGCTACCGACAACGACATCCTCCGCTTGCCGTATTCAATATTTGATCAGCGGTGATGGGCAAATCAAAGTGGAACACGTGCTGACACCGGGTGCCAATCTCCCGGAAATTCCGGCAATTGGGCTTCTATTTACCATGGATCGAGCCTTTAACCAGCTCGCCTGGTATGGAAAAGGGCCCCATGAGACCTACTGGGACCGATCCACTGGGGCCAAGGTCGGTGTCTATCGCGGAACGGTTCAGGATCAATACGTTCCTTACCTCAAACCGCAGGAATGTGGCAATAAGACTGATGTCCGCTGGGCGACCATAACCGATCACAACGGAATCGGGCTTAAGATTAACGGCTTACCGCTGGTAGAGTTGAATGCGCTTTCCTATACCTCATCCCAACTGGAGGAGGCCAGTCACGGTTATCAATTGCCACAAAGCGATCAGGTGGTTGTCCGCATCAACGATAAACAGATGGGAGTCGGCGGAGACGATAGTTGGGGAGCGAGAACTCATCCGGAGTTTACGCTATATGCTAATCGTTCCTATTCTTACTCCTTTACCCTTGCGGGGATAGAAGCGAAAGATTGA
- a CDS encoding glycoside hydrolase family 127 protein, whose product MLRKLTPLKINHVRLQDSFWSPRVQLLHQAILPYQWQALNDEIDGVEKSGCIDNFKIAAGELEGSYHGFVFQDSDLYKWLEAVGYSLQTEPDPEWEKRADEVIDLIGRAQQPDGYINTYYTVKEPGKRWTNLIHNHELYCAGHFIEGAVAYYKATGKRKVLDIACRFADYIASVFGDGEGQLKGYDGHEEIELALVKLYHATGDQQYLDLSRFFIDERGQDPSFFLEECERRGEKRRKEDLEYHQAHLPVRSQMDAVGHAVRAMYLYAGMADVAAETEDHTLWEACQTLWKSVTEKRMYITGGVGSSSHGESFTIDYDLPNDYAYTETCAAIGLVFWAHRMLQIEPNSIYADVMERALYNGVLSGMAEDGKSYFYVNPLEVWPEACHHRHDKNHVKTVRQGWFGCACCPPNIARLLASLNQYLYSYYDQEIYVHLYISSEAEAELSGGRVRITQVSSLPWDEDVKLTVSVPEPAKFTLALRIPAWCQGAQLTINGETVTWESVNGYAKINRRWSDGDQLEWRLPLTVERLYANPNVRVNAGKVALQRGPLVYCLEEVDNGPTLTDLCLPVNEELTVQVEADLLGGVAVISGNGVRSNPSGWEHALYRPAPLDSVSASIKAIPYYAWCNREPGEMLVWIREC is encoded by the coding sequence ATTTTAAAATAGCCGCCGGAGAACTGGAAGGATCTTATCACGGTTTTGTCTTTCAGGATTCCGATTTGTATAAATGGTTGGAAGCGGTCGGATATAGCTTACAGACAGAGCCTGACCCCGAGTGGGAGAAGAGGGCGGATGAAGTGATCGACCTGATCGGGAGGGCACAGCAGCCTGACGGCTATATCAATACGTACTATACCGTCAAGGAGCCGGGTAAAAGATGGACCAATTTAATACACAATCATGAGCTGTACTGCGCCGGACACTTTATCGAAGGTGCCGTCGCGTATTATAAAGCGACGGGAAAAAGAAAAGTACTGGATATCGCATGCCGGTTTGCTGACTATATCGCATCTGTATTTGGTGACGGGGAAGGGCAGCTCAAAGGTTATGACGGCCATGAAGAAATTGAATTGGCGCTGGTAAAACTTTATCATGCGACAGGGGATCAGCAGTATTTAGATCTTAGCCGATTTTTTATTGATGAAAGAGGGCAAGATCCTTCGTTTTTCTTAGAAGAGTGTGAGCGACGAGGGGAGAAACGACGAAAAGAAGATCTGGAATATCATCAAGCGCATCTCCCTGTTCGCAGTCAAATGGATGCGGTCGGTCATGCGGTGAGAGCGATGTATTTATACGCGGGTATGGCGGATGTAGCTGCGGAAACTGAGGATCACACGCTGTGGGAAGCGTGTCAAACGCTATGGAAAAGCGTGACGGAAAAAAGAATGTATATCACCGGTGGTGTAGGGTCCAGCAGCCATGGTGAATCGTTTACGATCGATTATGATCTACCCAATGATTACGCCTATACCGAAACTTGTGCGGCCATCGGTCTCGTTTTTTGGGCTCATCGGATGTTACAGATTGAACCGAATAGCATCTATGCCGATGTGATGGAGCGGGCGTTGTACAATGGCGTCCTCAGCGGGATGGCGGAAGACGGGAAGTCGTATTTTTATGTGAATCCGCTGGAGGTGTGGCCGGAAGCGTGTCATCATCGCCATGATAAAAACCATGTGAAAACGGTGCGCCAGGGGTGGTTCGGTTGTGCCTGCTGTCCGCCTAATATTGCCCGGTTGCTGGCATCGCTAAATCAGTATCTTTATTCCTATTATGATCAGGAAATCTATGTACACTTGTATATCAGCAGTGAAGCCGAAGCGGAGTTATCAGGTGGACGTGTTCGGATTACGCAGGTAAGCTCCCTTCCATGGGACGAGGACGTAAAGTTGACGGTCTCCGTGCCGGAGCCGGCTAAATTTACCTTGGCCCTGCGCATCCCAGCCTGGTGCCAGGGAGCTCAACTTACGATCAACGGCGAGACGGTCACATGGGAGTCCGTAAATGGCTATGCCAAAATCAACCGCCGCTGGTCGGATGGGGATCAGCTTGAATGGAGACTGCCGCTGACGGTTGAGCGTCTTTATGCAAATCCCAATGTCCGTGTAAACGCCGGTAAAGTGGCACTGCAACGGGGGCCGCTCGTCTATTGTTTGGAAGAAGTGGACAACGGTCCGACGTTAACCGATCTCTGCCTCCCGGTAAATGAGGAATTAACCGTTCAGGTTGAAGCGGATTTATTGGGAGGGGTAGCGGTCATTTCCGGAAATGGGGTTCGTTCCAATCCCTCCGGTTGGGAGCATGCGCTCTACCGTCCCGCCCCGCTTGATTCCGTTTCCGCATCGATAAAGGCGATTCCCTATTATGCCTGGTGTAACCGCGAGCCTGGTGAAATGTTGGTATGGATTCGTGAATGCTAA
- a CDS encoding alpha-N-arabinofuranosidase — translation MKGTIVIQTDVSTGRINRNIYGQFAEHLGRCIYEGMWVGEDSSIPNTNGIRTDVLEALQKLNIPVLRWPGGCFADEYHWKDGVGPYESRKRMVNTHWGRVVENNHFGTHEFLMLCELLECEPYICGNVGSGTVLEMQEWIEYMTFDGDTPMVEWRKQNGREEPWRLTYFGVGNENWGCGGNMRPEYYADLYRRYQTYVRNFGDNRIYKIACGSNGFDFRWTEVLMREAGRFMDGLSLHHYSIGGPNWSEKGSAIDFTEGDWFLVLKNALQMDELIQRHSTIMDQYDPDQRVGLIVDEWGTWYNVEPGTNPGFLYQQNTLRDALVAAVTFDIFHRYCNRVQMANIAQMVNVLQAMVLTEGAKLLCTPTYHVFEMFKVYQDAEALAVDLQTPDYAWGEEKIPQFSTSACKDDSGRIHLSLTNLHPHQVGDLSVALRGWKGAKPQVSGRILTSSEMNAHNTFASPEQVQPEPFDDVQVSEDGLSLQLPPKSVVVITLQP, via the coding sequence ATGAAAGGAACTATCGTCATCCAGACGGATGTGTCAACCGGTCGCATCAATCGCAATATTTACGGACAATTTGCCGAGCATCTGGGAAGGTGTATTTACGAAGGGATGTGGGTGGGAGAGGATTCTTCCATCCCCAACACCAACGGCATTCGCACAGATGTGCTGGAAGCGTTGCAGAAGCTGAACATTCCGGTTTTGCGCTGGCCGGGAGGCTGCTTTGCCGACGAATATCATTGGAAAGACGGTGTGGGACCGTATGAATCCCGCAAGCGGATGGTAAATACCCATTGGGGCCGCGTCGTTGAGAACAACCATTTTGGTACACATGAATTTTTGATGCTATGTGAGTTGCTGGAATGTGAGCCGTATATCTGTGGAAACGTCGGCAGTGGAACGGTGCTGGAAATGCAGGAATGGATCGAGTATATGACTTTTGACGGCGATACGCCCATGGTGGAATGGCGGAAGCAGAACGGCAGGGAAGAACCGTGGCGTCTGACGTATTTTGGTGTGGGCAATGAAAACTGGGGTTGCGGCGGCAATATGCGGCCGGAATATTATGCCGACCTTTACCGGCGTTATCAGACCTATGTTCGCAATTTTGGCGATAACCGTATCTACAAAATCGCCTGTGGTTCCAATGGCTTCGATTTTCGTTGGACGGAAGTACTGATGCGGGAAGCGGGACGTTTTATGGACGGGTTAAGTCTCCATCATTATTCGATTGGGGGACCAAACTGGAGTGAAAAGGGTTCCGCCATCGATTTTACAGAAGGGGATTGGTTTTTAGTTTTAAAAAATGCGCTGCAGATGGATGAACTGATCCAGCGCCATTCTACCATTATGGATCAGTATGATCCCGATCAGCGCGTCGGCTTGATCGTAGACGAATGGGGAACCTGGTATAACGTGGAGCCAGGAACCAATCCAGGCTTTTTATACCAGCAAAATACCTTGCGCGACGCCCTGGTGGCGGCGGTTACCTTTGACATTTTCCACCGTTATTGCAACCGCGTGCAGATGGCTAATATCGCGCAGATGGTCAATGTGTTGCAAGCGATGGTATTGACCGAAGGGGCCAAGCTATTGTGCACACCGACATACCACGTATTTGAGATGTTTAAGGTTTATCAAGATGCGGAAGCGTTGGCCGTCGACCTGCAAACCCCGGACTATGCGTGGGGTGAAGAGAAAATTCCGCAGTTTAGTACCTCTGCATGTAAGGATGACAGCGGTCGAATTCATCTCAGTCTAACCAATCTGCATCCTCATCAGGTCGGTGACCTCTCTGTTGCATTGCGCGGATGGAAAGGGGCGAAGCCGCAGGTGAGCGGACGCATCTTAACCAGCTCTGAGATGAACGCCCATAACACCTTTGCTTCGCCGGAACAGGTCCAGCCGGAGCCCTTCGACGATGTGCAGGTGAGCGAAGACGGCCTTTCGCTCCAGCTGCCCCCGAAGTCTGTCGTCGTCATCACACTGCAACCGTGA